Proteins from one Streptomyces sp. NBC_00289 genomic window:
- a CDS encoding enhanced serine sensitivity protein SseB — translation MDFPADLPADFPAQAHPHPHGGWPGNELEEVLSAALGMPAAGGRIIEVLGRSFVWVPLPGGGGPHSGPLDLPTLEIEGQTYVPVFSSEEQFRQVVGSHLSYTIAPAVEFARGLPPQVGIAVNPDGTVGVPLPPSAVAELCRVGRTPLDGPSSGGRVRLFEPDWQDDPVDFLAAASAEFAGTGVVRTARRCLAAIETADPVMFVGVELSQWEGDPRALPLEALGRALDRFPVGWPVNLVLMDVTQDPVAEWLRGHVRPFYQYGP, via the coding sequence ATGGACTTCCCAGCGGATCTCCCCGCGGACTTTCCGGCGCAGGCACACCCCCATCCGCACGGCGGATGGCCCGGCAACGAGCTGGAGGAGGTGCTCTCCGCCGCCCTCGGCATGCCCGCGGCCGGGGGACGGATCATCGAGGTGCTCGGGCGCAGTTTCGTCTGGGTGCCGCTGCCCGGCGGGGGCGGTCCGCACAGCGGCCCGCTCGACCTGCCGACCCTGGAGATCGAGGGCCAGACGTACGTGCCGGTCTTCAGCTCCGAGGAGCAGTTCCGGCAGGTCGTCGGCTCGCACCTGTCGTACACGATCGCGCCCGCCGTGGAGTTCGCGCGCGGCCTGCCGCCGCAGGTGGGCATCGCCGTCAACCCGGACGGCACGGTCGGCGTGCCGCTGCCGCCGTCCGCCGTGGCCGAGCTGTGCCGTGTCGGGCGGACCCCGCTGGACGGCCCGTCGAGCGGCGGCCGGGTCCGGCTCTTCGAACCCGACTGGCAGGACGACCCGGTGGACTTCCTGGCCGCCGCGTCGGCCGAGTTCGCCGGGACCGGCGTCGTCCGCACCGCCCGCCGCTGCCTCGCCGCGATCGAGACGGCCGACCCGGTGATGTTCGTCGGCGTCGAACTGTCCCAGTGGGAGGGCGATCCGAGGGCCCTGCCGCTGGAGGCCCTCGGCCGGGCCCTGGACCGGTTCCCGGTGGGCTGGCCGGTCAATCTGGTCCTGATGGACGTGACCCAGGACCCGGTGGCCGAATGGCTGCGCGGGCACGTCCGCCCCTTCTATCAGTACGGTCCCTAG
- a CDS encoding ABC transporter ATP-binding protein, with product MTELSKSGAAVGEPTGISPTPTAFLEVRDLKVHFPTDDGVVKSVDGLTFQLEKGKTLGIVGESGSGKSVTSLGIMGLHTAGQYGKRKAQISGEIWLDGTELLTADPDHVRKLRGRDMAMIFQDPLSALHPYYTIGQQIVEAYRIHNKVDKKTAKRRAVEMLDRVGIPQPDKRVDSYPHEFSGGMRQRAMIAMSLVNNPELLIADEPTTALDVTVQAQILDLIRDLQTEFGSAVIIITHDLGVVAELADDILVMYGGRCVERGPAEKVFYEPRHPYTWGLLGSMPRLDREQQERLIPVKGSPPSLINIPSGCAFNPRCPYADIPKDNVTRTVRPELSEVGSQHWAACHMTQEQRERIWTEEIAPKL from the coding sequence ATGACCGAACTCAGCAAGAGCGGAGCCGCCGTGGGCGAGCCGACCGGCATCTCCCCCACACCGACCGCCTTCCTCGAAGTGCGCGACCTGAAGGTGCACTTCCCGACCGACGACGGAGTGGTCAAGTCCGTCGACGGGCTGACCTTCCAGTTGGAGAAGGGTAAAACCCTCGGCATCGTGGGCGAGTCGGGCTCCGGCAAGTCGGTGACCTCGCTCGGCATCATGGGCCTGCACACGGCCGGCCAGTACGGTAAGCGCAAGGCGCAGATCTCCGGCGAGATCTGGCTGGACGGCACCGAACTGCTCACCGCGGACCCTGACCACGTCCGCAAGCTGCGCGGCCGCGACATGGCGATGATCTTCCAGGACCCGCTGTCCGCGCTGCACCCGTACTACACGATCGGCCAGCAGATCGTGGAGGCGTACCGGATCCACAACAAGGTGGACAAGAAGACGGCGAAGCGCCGTGCCGTGGAAATGCTCGACCGCGTCGGCATCCCGCAGCCGGACAAACGGGTCGACAGCTATCCGCACGAGTTCTCCGGCGGTATGCGCCAGCGCGCCATGATCGCGATGTCGCTGGTCAACAACCCCGAGCTGCTGATCGCGGACGAGCCGACGACCGCCCTTGACGTGACCGTCCAGGCGCAGATCCTCGACCTCATCCGGGACCTGCAGACGGAGTTCGGTTCCGCGGTCATCATCATCACCCACGACTTGGGCGTCGTCGCCGAGTTGGCCGACGACATCCTGGTGATGTACGGCGGCCGCTGTGTCGAGCGCGGTCCGGCCGAGAAGGTGTTCTACGAGCCCCGCCACCCCTACACCTGGGGTCTGCTCGGCTCGATGCCGCGTCTGGACCGCGAGCAGCAGGAGCGCCTGATCCCGGTCAAGGGCTCACCGCCCTCGCTGATCAACATCCCGTCGGGATGCGCCTTCAACCCGCGCTGCCCGTACGCGGACATCCCCAAGGACAACGTCACCCGCACGGTCCGCCCCGAGTTGTCCGAGGTGGGCAGCCAGCACTGGGCCGCCTGCCACATGACTCAGGAGCAGCGGGAGCGTATCTGGACCGAAGAGATTGCGCCGAAGCTGTGA
- a CDS encoding enhanced serine sensitivity protein SseB C-terminal domain-containing protein: protein MSASGTAAAGQVEHMLRQVTPGRYDAYEALLRALATPSSGQVWMLLWHGQAGSPDAQYGNMEVDGHGYAPCVTSAQELSASGWNRSYEVVDGLDVARTLYPDHYGLWLNPHAPGGGLGIPWLDLRRITTGLERQPAGPLRLSEPGIEIPQFYALLAQNAHRTPAVRALRRAWVQPALGSPYLAIGLDVYDTSPPAVDSVRAMMQQSIGAVPDGLPVSTVAMSDEYDPVAMWMRASARPFYDREAHAAPAQAPAAGYGYPPAHGVNY, encoded by the coding sequence GTGAGCGCGAGCGGCACCGCCGCGGCCGGACAGGTCGAGCACATGCTGCGCCAAGTGACGCCCGGGCGTTACGACGCCTACGAGGCGCTGCTGCGCGCCCTCGCAACCCCCTCCTCCGGCCAGGTCTGGATGCTGCTCTGGCACGGCCAGGCCGGATCCCCCGACGCCCAGTACGGAAACATGGAGGTCGACGGCCACGGGTACGCCCCGTGCGTCACCTCCGCCCAGGAGTTGTCGGCCAGCGGCTGGAACCGGTCGTACGAAGTGGTCGACGGCCTCGACGTGGCCCGCACCCTCTACCCCGACCACTACGGCCTCTGGCTGAACCCGCACGCCCCCGGCGGCGGACTCGGCATCCCCTGGCTGGATCTGCGCCGGATCACGACCGGCCTGGAGCGCCAGCCCGCCGGGCCGCTCCGGCTGTCCGAGCCGGGGATCGAGATCCCGCAGTTCTACGCCCTGCTCGCGCAGAACGCCCACCGCACCCCCGCCGTCCGCGCGCTCCGGCGAGCCTGGGTGCAGCCGGCGCTCGGGTCGCCGTACCTCGCCATCGGCCTGGACGTGTACGACACCAGCCCGCCCGCGGTGGACTCGGTGCGGGCGATGATGCAGCAGTCCATCGGTGCAGTCCCGGACGGGCTGCCGGTGTCGACGGTGGCGATGTCCGACGAGTACGACCCGGTCGCGATGTGGATGCGGGCGAGCGCCCGTCCCTTCTACGACCGGGAGGCCCACGCCGCTCCGGCCCAGGCGCCGGCCGCCGGGTACGGATACCCGCCGGCGCACGGCGTCAATTACTGA
- the glyA gene encoding serine hydroxymethyltransferase, whose protein sequence is MSDHTSQLNTPLHELDPDIAAAVDAELRRQQSTLEMIASENFAPVAVMEAQGSVLTNKYAEGYPGRRYYGGCEHVDVAEQIAIDRVKELFGAEYANVQPHSGASANQAALFALAQPGDTILGLDLAHGGHLTHGMRLNFSGKQFNVVAYHVEDSGLVDMAEVEQLAKEHRPKVIIAGWSAYPRQLDFAEFRRIADEVGAYLWVDMAHFAGLVAAGLHPNPVEYADVVTSTTHKTLGGPRGGIILAKQDFAKKLNSSVFPGFQGGPLEHVIAAKAVSFKVAASEEFKERQRRTVEGARLLAERLTAPDAREAGVNVLSGGTDVHLILVDLRESELDGRQAEDRLHEVGITVNRNAVPNDPRPPMVTSGLRIGTPALATRGFTAEDFAEVADVIAETLKPSYDVAALKARVTALAEKHPLYPTLGS, encoded by the coding sequence ATGTCCGACCACACGTCGCAACTGAACACGCCCCTGCACGAGCTCGACCCGGACATCGCCGCCGCGGTCGACGCCGAACTGCGGCGCCAGCAGTCCACGCTCGAGATGATCGCCTCGGAGAACTTCGCCCCGGTCGCGGTCATGGAGGCGCAGGGCTCGGTCCTCACCAACAAGTACGCCGAGGGCTACCCGGGCCGCCGCTACTACGGCGGCTGCGAGCACGTCGACGTCGCCGAGCAGATCGCGATCGACCGGGTCAAGGAGCTGTTCGGCGCCGAGTACGCCAACGTGCAGCCGCACTCGGGCGCCTCCGCCAACCAGGCCGCGCTGTTCGCGCTGGCCCAGCCCGGCGACACCATCCTCGGCCTGGACCTGGCGCACGGCGGCCACCTGACCCACGGGATGCGGCTGAACTTCTCCGGCAAGCAGTTCAACGTGGTCGCCTACCACGTGGAGGACTCCGGCCTGGTCGACATGGCCGAGGTCGAGCAGCTCGCCAAGGAGCACCGGCCGAAGGTGATCATCGCCGGCTGGTCGGCGTACCCGCGGCAGCTGGACTTCGCGGAGTTCCGCCGGATCGCGGACGAGGTCGGCGCCTACCTGTGGGTCGACATGGCGCACTTCGCGGGCCTGGTCGCGGCCGGTCTCCACCCGAACCCGGTGGAGTACGCGGACGTGGTCACCTCCACCACCCACAAGACGCTGGGCGGCCCGCGCGGCGGGATCATCCTGGCGAAGCAGGACTTCGCCAAGAAGCTCAACTCGTCGGTCTTCCCGGGCTTCCAGGGCGGTCCGCTCGAGCACGTGATCGCGGCGAAGGCGGTGTCCTTCAAGGTCGCGGCGAGCGAGGAGTTCAAGGAGCGCCAGCGGCGCACGGTCGAGGGAGCACGGCTGCTGGCCGAGCGGCTGACCGCCCCGGACGCCCGCGAGGCCGGCGTGAACGTCCTGTCCGGCGGCACGGACGTGCACCTGATCCTGGTCGACCTGCGCGAGTCCGAGCTGGACGGCCGGCAGGCCGAGGACCGCCTCCACGAGGTCGGCATCACGGTCAACCGCAACGCCGTCCCGAACGACCCGCGCCCGCCGATGGTGACCTCCGGGCTGCGCATCGGTACGCCGGCCCTCGCCACCCGCGGCTTCACGGCCGAGGACTTCGCGGAGGTCGCGGACGTGATCGCGGAGACGCTCAAGCCGTCCTACGACGTCGCAGCCCTGAAGGCCCGGGTGACGGCCCTGGCGGAGAAGCACCCGCTGTATCCCACGCTGGGCAGCTAG
- a CDS encoding AAA family ATPase, whose product MKRTTAYATTSAVALPEQPSATAREACGARPAPVLRDLRERGGHSPHALLFGPRDLVVITGLPGSGKSTLMRRTVRGLRVDSQDTRDRWDSRMPRFLPYAVYRPLVRLAHYAGLRRALRTGEGVVVHDCGTQAWVRDWLARVARRRGGTLHLLLLDVPPGTALAGQRERGRGVSRYAFLRHRTAAGRLLRSAERGDLPVGCASAVLLDRDAADVLARIGFTG is encoded by the coding sequence GTGAAGAGGACCACTGCGTACGCCACGACCTCGGCCGTCGCGCTGCCCGAGCAGCCGTCTGCCACGGCCCGAGAGGCGTGCGGGGCACGCCCGGCACCCGTCCTCCGCGACCTGCGCGAGCGGGGCGGCCACAGCCCGCACGCGCTCCTCTTCGGGCCCCGCGATCTCGTCGTGATCACCGGACTGCCCGGCAGCGGCAAGTCCACGCTCATGCGGCGCACCGTCCGCGGACTGCGCGTCGACTCCCAGGACACCCGCGACCGCTGGGACTCCCGGATGCCGCGGTTCCTGCCGTACGCGGTCTACCGCCCACTGGTGCGGCTGGCCCACTACGCGGGGCTGCGCCGCGCCCTGCGCACCGGTGAGGGAGTGGTCGTGCACGACTGCGGCACGCAGGCCTGGGTGCGCGACTGGCTGGCCCGCGTGGCCCGCCGCCGGGGCGGCACCCTGCATCTGCTGCTCCTCGACGTCCCGCCCGGTACCGCGCTGGCGGGCCAGCGCGAGCGCGGCCGGGGTGTCTCGCGGTACGCCTTCCTGCGCCACCGCACGGCGGCCGGCCGGCTGCTGCGCTCCGCCGAGCGGGGCGATCTGCCCGTGGGCTGCGCCTCGGCGGTCCTGCTGGACCGCGACGCGGCAGACGTGCTCGCCCGAATCGGCTTCACCGGCTGA
- a CDS encoding ABC transporter permease — translation MLAYLIRRLFAAAVMLVVIIMVVFGIFFLVPKWAGVDVATSFVGKQADPAAVEAVRVKLGLSDPIYAQVWEFFKGIFAGRTYAAGGDVTHCAAPCFGYSFRSEQAVWPVLTDRFPVTLGLALGAALLWLLLGVSAGVLSALKRGSMWDRSAMVVALAGVSLPIYFTGLLSLAIFSYGLGWINGEYVPLEDSLTGWLGGMILPWITLAFLYAAMYARITRATMLEILGEDYIRTARAKGLNEPVVIGKHAMRSTMTPILTMLGMDLGALIGGAILTETTFSLPGLGQAVLTGIKNQDLPIILGVTLITSVAVLVANLLVDVMYAVIDPRVRLA, via the coding sequence GTGCTCGCTTACCTCATCAGGCGGCTGTTCGCCGCCGCAGTGATGCTCGTGGTCATCATCATGGTGGTCTTCGGCATCTTCTTCCTCGTCCCCAAGTGGGCGGGCGTCGACGTGGCCACGAGTTTCGTGGGCAAGCAGGCCGACCCCGCGGCCGTCGAGGCCGTGCGGGTGAAGCTGGGTCTCAGCGACCCGATCTACGCGCAGGTGTGGGAGTTCTTCAAGGGCATCTTCGCGGGTCGCACCTACGCGGCCGGCGGTGACGTCACACACTGTGCCGCCCCCTGCTTCGGTTACTCCTTCCGCAGCGAGCAGGCCGTCTGGCCGGTGCTGACCGACCGCTTCCCGGTGACCCTGGGTCTCGCGCTCGGTGCCGCTCTGCTGTGGTTGCTCCTGGGTGTCTCGGCGGGTGTGCTCTCCGCTCTCAAGCGGGGCAGCATGTGGGACCGCAGCGCGATGGTCGTCGCGCTGGCGGGCGTTTCCCTGCCCATCTACTTCACCGGCCTGCTGAGCCTGGCGATCTTCTCCTACGGGCTGGGCTGGATCAACGGGGAGTACGTTCCCCTCGAGGACAGCCTCACCGGCTGGCTCGGCGGCATGATCCTCCCCTGGATCACGCTCGCCTTCCTGTACGCGGCGATGTACGCCCGGATCACCCGCGCCACCATGCTGGAGATCCTCGGCGAGGACTACATCCGCACCGCCCGTGCCAAGGGCCTCAACGAGCCGGTCGTCATCGGCAAGCACGCCATGCGCTCCACGATGACGCCCATCCTGACCATGCTCGGCATGGACCTCGGCGCACTCATCGGCGGCGCGATCCTGACCGAGACCACGTTCAGCCTGCCCGGCCTCGGCCAGGCGGTGCTCACCGGCATCAAGAACCAGGACCTCCCCATCATCCTGGGTGTCACCCTGATCACCTCGGTCGCGGTGCTCGTCGCCAACCTCCTGGTGGACGTCATGTATGCCGTGATCGACCCCCGAGTGAGGCTCGCATGA
- the gcvH gene encoding glycine cleavage system protein GcvH, which translates to MSNPQQLRYSKEHEWLSAAEDGVATVGITEHAANALGDVVFVQLPDAGATVTAGETIGELESTKSVSDLYSPVTGEVTEVNEDVVNDPSLVNSAPFEGGWLFKVRVTDEPADLLSADEYTAFSAG; encoded by the coding sequence ATGAGCAACCCCCAGCAGCTGCGCTACAGCAAGGAGCACGAGTGGCTGTCGGCCGCCGAGGACGGCGTGGCGACGGTCGGCATCACCGAGCACGCGGCCAACGCGCTCGGCGACGTGGTCTTCGTCCAGCTCCCCGACGCCGGCGCCACCGTGACCGCGGGCGAGACCATCGGTGAGCTGGAGTCGACCAAGTCGGTCAGCGACCTGTACTCCCCGGTGACCGGCGAGGTCACGGAGGTCAACGAGGACGTCGTCAACGACCCGTCGCTGGTGAACTCCGCCCCCTTCGAGGGCGGATGGCTGTTCAAGGTACGCGTCACGGACGAGCCGGCCGACCTGCTCTCGGCCGACGAGTACACCGCCTTTTCCGCCGGCTGA
- a CDS encoding ABC transporter substrate-binding protein yields MTTQRTSGRRKQAVAAVAAVAALLTTAACGGGGSDDNGGSKTGAAGFDAANNKVAQASLAKKGGTLKFAGAQDADFWDTTRGYYGFMWNFARYYSRQLVTNKTEPGKAGAELTPDLATGLAKVTDDGKTYTYTLRDGVTWEDGKEITSKDIKYGIERVWAQDVLSGGPTYLKEVLDPKGTYKGPYKDTSKDKLGLKAIDTPNDKTIVFHLPEANSDFEEILALVSASPVRQDKDTKAKYTLHPFSSGPYKFESYSPGKDLTLVRNPEWKQSSDPVRKAYPDKITVKFFSNANDLDARLVAGDYDLDINQTGMSPQGRTTALQQHKGNLDNPVSGYVRYAVFPQSVKPFDNIECRKAVIYGADHVSLQTARGGPVAGGDIGTNMLPPTVPGAEGQSYDPYNLNGADKNGNIAKAKAALKACGKPNGFSTTIAVRNNKPVEVATAESLQASLKKVGIKVSIDQYDGSQTSGIIGSPSNVKKKGYGIIIMGWGADFGSVQGFGLPLWDSKYILQSGNNNYALIDDKKIDGLFDTYVKTQDDAGKTQIAKDINHAVMDGGYYLPFVFEKFINWRSSNLANVYTSDGYSGMYDFVNLGLKSAK; encoded by the coding sequence GTGACTACCCAACGCACCTCAGGGCGGCGTAAGCAGGCCGTGGCCGCTGTCGCCGCTGTCGCCGCGCTGCTGACCACAGCGGCGTGCGGCGGTGGCGGCAGCGACGACAACGGTGGTTCGAAGACCGGCGCCGCTGGTTTCGACGCCGCGAACAACAAGGTCGCTCAGGCATCCCTGGCCAAGAAGGGCGGCACGCTGAAGTTCGCGGGCGCCCAGGACGCCGACTTCTGGGACACCACGCGTGGCTACTACGGCTTCATGTGGAACTTCGCGCGCTACTACAGCCGCCAGCTCGTCACGAACAAGACGGAGCCCGGCAAGGCCGGCGCCGAGCTGACTCCGGACCTCGCCACCGGTCTCGCCAAGGTCACGGACGACGGCAAGACCTACACGTACACGCTGCGTGACGGCGTGACGTGGGAGGACGGCAAGGAGATAACCTCCAAGGACATCAAGTACGGCATCGAGCGCGTGTGGGCGCAGGATGTGCTGTCGGGCGGTCCGACGTACCTCAAGGAGGTCCTCGACCCCAAGGGCACGTACAAGGGCCCGTACAAGGACACGTCGAAGGACAAGCTGGGTCTGAAGGCGATCGACACGCCCAACGACAAGACGATCGTCTTCCACCTGCCCGAGGCCAACTCGGACTTCGAGGAGATCCTCGCGCTGGTCTCGGCCTCCCCGGTCCGTCAGGACAAGGACACCAAGGCCAAGTACACGCTGCACCCCTTCTCCTCCGGCCCGTACAAGTTCGAGTCGTACAGCCCCGGCAAGGACCTGACGCTGGTCCGCAACCCCGAGTGGAAGCAGTCCTCGGACCCGGTTCGCAAGGCGTACCCGGACAAGATCACGGTCAAGTTCTTCTCGAACGCCAACGACCTGGACGCGCGTCTGGTCGCCGGTGACTACGACCTGGACATCAACCAGACCGGCATGTCGCCGCAGGGCCGCACCACCGCCCTTCAGCAGCACAAGGGCAACCTGGACAACCCGGTCTCCGGCTACGTCCGTTACGCGGTCTTCCCGCAGAGCGTCAAGCCGTTCGACAACATCGAGTGCCGCAAGGCCGTGATCTACGGCGCCGACCACGTGTCGCTGCAGACCGCGCGCGGTGGCCCGGTCGCCGGTGGTGACATCGGCACCAACATGCTGCCCCCGACCGTCCCGGGTGCCGAGGGTCAGAGCTACGACCCGTACAACCTGAACGGTGCCGACAAGAACGGCAACATCGCCAAGGCCAAGGCCGCGCTGAAGGCCTGCGGCAAGCCGAACGGCTTCTCCACCACCATCGCCGTGCGCAACAACAAGCCGGTCGAGGTCGCCACTGCCGAGTCGCTTCAGGCATCGCTGAAGAAGGTCGGCATCAAGGTCAGCATCGACCAGTACGACGGTTCGCAGACCTCCGGCATCATCGGCAGCCCTTCGAACGTGAAGAAGAAGGGCTACGGCATCATCATCATGGGCTGGGGCGCGGACTTCGGTTCCGTCCAGGGCTTCGGTCTGCCGCTGTGGGACAGCAAGTACATCCTGCAGAGCGGTAACAACAACTACGCCCTGATCGACGACAAGAAGATCGACGGGCTGTTCGACACCTACGTCAAGACGCAGGACGACGCGGGCAAGACCCAGATCGCCAAGGACATCAACCACGCGGTGATGGACGGCGGTTACTACCTGCCCTTCGTCTTCGAGAAGTTCATCAACTGGCGCTCCAGCAACCTGGCGAACGTCTACACGTCCGACGGCTACAGCGGCATGTACGACTTCGTCAACCTCGGTCTGAAGTCCGCGAAGTAA
- the gcvT gene encoding glycine cleavage system aminomethyltransferase GcvT yields the protein MSSTAPRHTALDALHRSLGATMTDFAGWDMPLRYGSERDEHNAVRTRAGLFDLSHMGEITVSGPQAVALLDHSLVGNMGTIGVGRARYTMICQEDGGILDDLIVYRLQEREYMVVANASNAQVVLDALVRRAEGFDAEVRDDRDGYALLAVQGPESPGILKSLTDADLDGLKYYAGLPGTVAGVPALIARTGYTGEDGFELFVKPEHAVELWQALTKAGEGAGLVPCGLSCRDTLRLEAGMPLYGHELSTSLTPFDAGLGRVVKFEKEGDFVGREALRAAAARSAENPPRVLVGLAAEGRRVPRAGYPVVAGGEVIGEVTSGAPSPTLGRPIAMAYVDAAHARPGTPGVGVDIRGTHEPYEVVALPFYKRQK from the coding sequence ATGAGCAGTACCGCACCCCGCCATACCGCGCTCGACGCCCTGCACCGTTCGCTCGGCGCGACGATGACCGACTTCGCCGGCTGGGACATGCCGTTGCGCTACGGCTCCGAGCGCGACGAGCACAACGCCGTACGCACCAGGGCCGGTCTCTTCGACCTCTCGCACATGGGCGAGATCACGGTCAGCGGCCCGCAGGCCGTCGCCCTGCTGGACCACTCGCTGGTCGGCAACATGGGCACGATCGGCGTCGGCCGCGCCCGCTACACCATGATCTGCCAGGAGGACGGCGGCATCCTGGACGACCTGATCGTGTACCGGCTCCAGGAGCGGGAGTACATGGTCGTCGCCAACGCCTCCAACGCCCAGGTGGTGCTGGACGCGCTGGTGCGCCGGGCGGAGGGCTTCGACGCCGAGGTGCGCGACGACCGGGACGGCTACGCGCTGCTCGCCGTCCAGGGCCCCGAGTCCCCCGGCATCCTGAAGTCGCTCACCGACGCCGACCTGGACGGCCTGAAGTACTACGCGGGCCTGCCCGGCACCGTCGCCGGTGTCCCGGCGCTGATCGCGCGCACCGGATACACCGGTGAGGACGGCTTCGAGCTGTTCGTGAAGCCGGAGCACGCCGTCGAGCTGTGGCAGGCGCTGACCAAGGCGGGCGAGGGCGCCGGTCTGGTCCCCTGCGGCCTGTCCTGCCGGGACACGCTGCGCCTGGAGGCGGGCATGCCGCTGTACGGGCACGAGCTGTCGACCTCGCTCACCCCCTTCGACGCCGGGCTCGGCCGGGTGGTGAAGTTCGAGAAGGAGGGCGACTTCGTGGGGCGCGAGGCGCTGCGCGCGGCCGCCGCCCGTTCGGCCGAGAACCCGCCGCGCGTCCTGGTCGGCCTGGCCGCCGAGGGCCGCCGTGTCCCGCGCGCCGGGTACCCCGTGGTCGCCGGCGGCGAGGTGATCGGCGAGGTCACCTCCGGTGCCCCCTCCCCCACGCTCGGCCGGCCGATCGCGATGGCGTACGTCGACGCGGCGCACGCGCGGCCGGGCACGCCCGGAGTCGGCGTGGACATCCGGGGCACCCACGAGCCCTACGAGGTCGTGGCTCTGCCGTTCTACAAGCGGCAGAAGTGA
- a CDS encoding ABC transporter permease — protein sequence MTAPLHEPTAEAAPSAVEEAAVLSSDAKAVQGRSLGRIAWERLKRDKLALTGGVVVLVLIVVALLAPVITNLLGQDPDAYHENLIDPLFGTPRGSFGGMSGDHLLGVEPVNGRDIFARILYGAQISLLVGFLSAIVAVILGTILGILAGFFGGWVDAAISRVMDGLLAFPQLLFIIALVSVMPSEMLGLSGTGVRLFVMILVIGFFGWPYIGRVVRGQTLSLREREYVEAARSLGAGRLYILFKELLPNLVAPIIVYTTMMIPTNILTEAALSFLGVGVKPPTASWGQMLSNAIDYYKSDPTYMVIPGVAIFITVLAFNLFGDGVRDALDPKGSR from the coding sequence ATGACGGCACCATTGCACGAGCCGACCGCGGAAGCGGCCCCGAGCGCGGTCGAGGAAGCGGCGGTACTGAGCTCCGACGCGAAGGCCGTACAGGGACGTTCCCTGGGACGGATCGCCTGGGAGCGCCTGAAGCGGGACAAACTCGCTCTCACGGGTGGCGTCGTCGTACTCGTCCTCATCGTGGTCGCGCTACTCGCGCCCGTGATCACCAACCTGCTCGGGCAGGACCCTGACGCCTACCACGAGAACCTGATCGACCCCCTGTTCGGCACGCCCAGGGGGTCCTTCGGCGGCATGAGCGGAGACCATCTGCTCGGCGTGGAGCCGGTCAACGGCCGCGACATCTTCGCGCGCATCCTCTACGGAGCCCAGATCTCGCTTCTGGTCGGCTTCCTGTCAGCCATCGTCGCAGTCATCCTCGGCACCATCCTCGGTATCCTGGCCGGCTTCTTCGGCGGCTGGGTCGACGCGGCCATCAGCCGTGTCATGGACGGTCTGCTGGCCTTCCCGCAACTGCTGTTCATCATCGCGCTGGTCTCCGTCATGCCGAGCGAGATGCTGGGGCTGTCGGGCACGGGCGTGCGCCTGTTCGTGATGATCCTGGTCATCGGTTTCTTCGGCTGGCCCTACATCGGACGCGTGGTGCGCGGTCAGACGCTTTCGCTGCGCGAACGGGAGTATGTCGAGGCGGCACGGTCGCTCGGCGCCGGGCGGCTCTACATCCTGTTCAAGGAACTGCTGCCCAACCTGGTCGCGCCGATCATCGTCTACACGACGATGATGATCCCCACCAACATCCTCACCGAGGCGGCACTCAGCTTCCTGGGCGTGGGCGTCAAACCGCCCACGGCCTCCTGGGGGCAGATGCTCTCGAACGCGATCGACTACTACAAGTCGGACCCCACGTACATGGTGATCCCGGGTGTAGCGATCTTCATCACCGTTCTTGCCTTCAACCTCTTCGGTGACGGCGTGCGTGACGCGCTGGATCCGAAGGGCTCCCGCTGA